A stretch of Castanea sativa cultivar Marrone di Chiusa Pesio chromosome 2, ASM4071231v1 DNA encodes these proteins:
- the LOC142626478 gene encoding vacuolar histidine transporter YPQ3 isoform X2, which produces MQLPYCVKEQKPCVRWVEKYFKDCLCNVKDDFSFGFGLISLVCWGVAEIPQIITNFQTKTGHGVSLAFLLTWVVGDIFNLVGCLLEPATLPTQYYTALLYTVSTLVLVFQCVYYDYIRRWSKYRQINSKAEDKKKPLRPDKSDDSSIPIPRASPKTTTQREYYYTSARSLAGSGTPPFRTYLRVAKSGPSTMALNSDSSSEDEAAPTASKSSASQPRPIPRSVGYGTFLATSLNLPLKSNGLIQAYVGLTGRKLLHEQGAESVLGQSLGWLMAAIYMGGRLPQIWLNIKRGNVEGLNPLMFIFALVANVTYVASILVRTTEWDKIKANMPWLLDAIVCVALDLFIILQYIYYRYMRRPSSTGDYGDYMEASKPVVS; this is translated from the exons atgcagCTCCCTTATTGTGTAAAAGAGCAGAAACCCTGTGTGCGTTGGGTGGAGAAATATTTTAAAGACTGCCTTTGCAATGTAAAAGATGATTTTTCCTTCGGTTTTGGCCTTATTAGTCTAGTGTGTTGGGGTGTGGCAGAAATCCCTCAAATCATCACCAATTTCCAGACAAAAACTGGCCATGGAGTTTCTCTTGCTTTTCTACTCACTTGGGTTGTTGG TGATATTTTCAATCTTGTGGGTTGTCTTCTGGAGCCAGCGACG TTGCCTACCCAGTATTATACGGCTCTG CTTTACACAGTCAGTACTTTAGTCTTAGTATTCCAGTGTGTGTACTATGACTACATTCGTAGATGGTCAAAGTACCGACAGATCAATTCTA AGGCCGAAGACAAGAAAAAACCATTGAGGCCTGATAAGTCAGATGATTCAAGCATTCCAATACCTAGAGCTTCACCAAAAACCACTACTCAAAGAGAGTACTACTATAC GTCAGCTAGATCTTTGGCAGGCAGTGGCACTCCACCATTTCGAACTTATCTCAGGGTGGCCAAAAGTGGTCCTTCCACAATGGCGCTTAACAGTGACTCATCATCTGAGGATGAGGCAGCTCCAACTGCATCTAAGTCATCTGCTAGCCAACCTAGGCCAATACCAAGATCA GTAGGTTATGGAACATTTCTAGCTACATCACTCAACTTGCCCCTAAAGAGTAACGGTTTGATCCAAGCATATGTGGGACTCACTGGGAGGAAGCTTTTACAT GAACAAGGGGCAGAGAGTGTTTTAGGGCAATCGTTGGGATGGCTAATGGCTGCTATTTACATGGGTGGCCGACTCCCTCAGATATGGTTAAAT ATTAAAAGAGGAAATGTAGAG GGCTTGAATCCTCTCATGTTCATTTTTGCACTAGTTGCCAATGTTACTTATGTGGCAAg TATTCTTGTAAGGACCACTGAATGGGATAAAATCAAAGCTAATATGCCTTGGTTGTTGGATGCTATAGTCTGCGTGGCGCTTGATTTATTT ATCATTTTGCAGTATATTTACTACAGATACATGCGGAGACCAAGTAGCACTGGAGATTATGGAGACTACATGGAAGCAAGTAAACCTGTTGTGTCTTAA
- the LOC142626478 gene encoding vacuolar histidine transporter YPQ3 isoform X1, with product MQLPYCVKEQKPCVRWVEKYFKDCLCNVKDDFSFGFGLISLVCWGVAEIPQIITNFQTKTGHGVSLAFLLTWVVGDIFNLVGCLLEPATLPTQYYTALLYTVSTLVLVFQCVYYDYIRRWSKYRQINSKHEAEDKKKPLRPDKSDDSSIPIPRASPKTTTQREYYYTSARSLAGSGTPPFRTYLRVAKSGPSTMALNSDSSSEDEAAPTASKSSASQPRPIPRSVGYGTFLATSLNLPLKSNGLIQAYVGLTGRKLLHEQGAESVLGQSLGWLMAAIYMGGRLPQIWLNIKRGNVEGLNPLMFIFALVANVTYVASILVRTTEWDKIKANMPWLLDAIVCVALDLFIILQYIYYRYMRRPSSTGDYGDYMEASKPVVS from the exons atgcagCTCCCTTATTGTGTAAAAGAGCAGAAACCCTGTGTGCGTTGGGTGGAGAAATATTTTAAAGACTGCCTTTGCAATGTAAAAGATGATTTTTCCTTCGGTTTTGGCCTTATTAGTCTAGTGTGTTGGGGTGTGGCAGAAATCCCTCAAATCATCACCAATTTCCAGACAAAAACTGGCCATGGAGTTTCTCTTGCTTTTCTACTCACTTGGGTTGTTGG TGATATTTTCAATCTTGTGGGTTGTCTTCTGGAGCCAGCGACG TTGCCTACCCAGTATTATACGGCTCTG CTTTACACAGTCAGTACTTTAGTCTTAGTATTCCAGTGTGTGTACTATGACTACATTCGTAGATGGTCAAAGTACCGACAGATCAATTCTAAACATGAG GCCGAAGACAAGAAAAAACCATTGAGGCCTGATAAGTCAGATGATTCAAGCATTCCAATACCTAGAGCTTCACCAAAAACCACTACTCAAAGAGAGTACTACTATAC GTCAGCTAGATCTTTGGCAGGCAGTGGCACTCCACCATTTCGAACTTATCTCAGGGTGGCCAAAAGTGGTCCTTCCACAATGGCGCTTAACAGTGACTCATCATCTGAGGATGAGGCAGCTCCAACTGCATCTAAGTCATCTGCTAGCCAACCTAGGCCAATACCAAGATCA GTAGGTTATGGAACATTTCTAGCTACATCACTCAACTTGCCCCTAAAGAGTAACGGTTTGATCCAAGCATATGTGGGACTCACTGGGAGGAAGCTTTTACAT GAACAAGGGGCAGAGAGTGTTTTAGGGCAATCGTTGGGATGGCTAATGGCTGCTATTTACATGGGTGGCCGACTCCCTCAGATATGGTTAAAT ATTAAAAGAGGAAATGTAGAG GGCTTGAATCCTCTCATGTTCATTTTTGCACTAGTTGCCAATGTTACTTATGTGGCAAg TATTCTTGTAAGGACCACTGAATGGGATAAAATCAAAGCTAATATGCCTTGGTTGTTGGATGCTATAGTCTGCGTGGCGCTTGATTTATTT ATCATTTTGCAGTATATTTACTACAGATACATGCGGAGACCAAGTAGCACTGGAGATTATGGAGACTACATGGAAGCAAGTAAACCTGTTGTGTCTTAA